In Hyalangium ruber, the genomic window GACTCCTGCTCTTGTTGCTGGCGGCCCCTTCGTTCGCGCAGTCCCCCCAGGCGAAGACGGTGCTGATCTTCGTCCCCGAGGACTCCACGGTTCCGTCCATCGCCTCGTTCACCCGCAGCTTCCGGCAGACGGTCGAGCGTGAGCGGCAGGAACCCGTCACGGTCAACATCGAATACCTCGACATGGCCTGGTTCGAGAGCCCCGAGTACGCACGCGCGCTGCGCGACTTCTATGTCGCCAAGCACCGGGCACGGCGGCCCGAGGCCATCGTCGTCTTCGCGGATGCCACCCCCTTCGTGGTCAAGCTCCAGCAGGAGCTGTGGCCGCAGGTGCCGCTCCTCGCCGTTCTCAATGATGACTTCCTGGCCAAGGAGCTTCCCCAGAGCCCCTTCATCCGAGCCAACTGGGCGGACCTCGACGTCCCCGGCGCCACGCAGGTGGCACTGCGACTCCTACCGGACACACGCCATGTCGCCCTCGTCCTGGGCTCCAGCCAGCGGGAGCTGGACGCCCGGCTCTTCGTGGAGCAGGAGATCCGCTCCGCCGCACCGGACCGCGAGCTCATCTCCCTCTCTGGGCTGACGCTGGAGGAGTTGCAGCAGCAGGTGCGCACGTTGCCCGAGGACAGCGTGGTCATGATGGTGGGCTTCATGCAGGACGCGAAGCAGCGGAGCCTCGTCTCACGCGACGTGCTGCGGTTGCTGCATGCCCAGGGCAGCCCTCCCCTCTTCAGCGTCCACAAGACGATGCTGGGCGAGGGCATCGTCGGGGGCGTGCTGCTGGACTACGAGCTGATCGGCCAGCAGGTGGCGCGGCGCACCCTGCGGGTGCTGAAGGGCGAGCCCGTCTCGAACCTGCCCCAGGGTGCCCTGGACACCAACCTGCTCGCCTTCGATGACCGGGAGCTGAAGCGCTGGAGCATTCCCGACAGCAGGCTGCCCCCCGGCAGCGTGGTGCGGTTTCGCGAACCGGGCCTCTGGGAGCGTTACCGCTGGCAGGTGTCTGCGATCCTGGTGGCCAGCCTGCTGAAAGCGGCGCTCATCATCGTGCTGCTGCTGGAGCGCCGGCGCCGCATGGGCGCCCAGGTGCTGAACCTGGCCGTGCTGGATTCGTTGCCAGGCGCCGTGGCCATTCTCGACAGGCACGGGGTGGTGCGGCGGACCACGCAGGCCTCGAGTCAGCTCGAGGGCTTGGGAGAACCCCTCGCGGCCCCCCTCCTCTCTTCCGGAGGCTCATACCTGGAGACCTTCCGTGAGGCGGCGCGCTCGGGCCACTCCGAGGCGGCAATGGTGGCCACGCGGCTCGAGGACGTGCTCTCGGGCCGCAGCCATGAGGCCCTGGCGGAGTTCCGTGGGTTCGAAGCGGACACCTGGTTCGAGCTGCGTGCCCGGCGGCTGCGGCTGCCCGAGGGAGGGGCCGTCGTCTCCCTGGTGGACGTCACTCCCCGCAGACGCGCCGAGCAGGAGGCTCGCAAGGCCCGGGACGAGCGCGCCCACCTGGAGCGCGTGGCCGCCGTGGGGGAGCTGGGCGTCTCCATCGCCCATGAGCTGAACCAGCCCCTGGCGGCCATCCTCACCAACGCGGAGATGGCTCAGCGCCTGCTGCAGCGCTCGCCCACGAACCTTTCCCTGCTGCACGAGATGCTCGAGGACATCGTCTCCGACAACAAGCGGGCAGGAGAAGTCATCCACCACATGCGGACGCTGTTGAAGAAGGGCGAGACTCCGTACGCCCGCCACGACTTCAACGAGCTGGTGCGTCAAGTGTCGCGCCTGGTGAGCAATGACGCACAGCTTCGCGGAGTCCACCTCACGCTGAGGCTGGCCGAAGCCCCCCTCCCCGTCTGGGGAGACGACGTTCAGCTCCAGCAGGTCATGCTCAACTTGATCGTCAACGCGATGGACGCGACGGGCTCATGCTTGCCCGGAGAGCGGAACGTCTGGGTCTACACCCGCAAGGAGGGAGACCG contains:
- a CDS encoding sensor histidine kinase; its protein translation is MPSASIIPFGMRALRLLLLLLAAPSFAQSPQAKTVLIFVPEDSTVPSIASFTRSFRQTVERERQEPVTVNIEYLDMAWFESPEYARALRDFYVAKHRARRPEAIVVFADATPFVVKLQQELWPQVPLLAVLNDDFLAKELPQSPFIRANWADLDVPGATQVALRLLPDTRHVALVLGSSQRELDARLFVEQEIRSAAPDRELISLSGLTLEELQQQVRTLPEDSVVMMVGFMQDAKQRSLVSRDVLRLLHAQGSPPLFSVHKTMLGEGIVGGVLLDYELIGQQVARRTLRVLKGEPVSNLPQGALDTNLLAFDDRELKRWSIPDSRLPPGSVVRFREPGLWERYRWQVSAILVASLLKAALIIVLLLERRRRMGAQVLNLAVLDSLPGAVAILDRHGVVRRTTQASSQLEGLGEPLAAPLLSSGGSYLETFREAARSGHSEAAMVATRLEDVLSGRSHEALAEFRGFEADTWFELRARRLRLPEGGAVVSLVDVTPRRRAEQEARKARDERAHLERVAAVGELGVSIAHELNQPLAAILTNAEMAQRLLQRSPTNLSLLHEMLEDIVSDNKRAGEVIHHMRTLLKKGETPYARHDFNELVRQVSRLVSNDAQLRGVHLTLRLAEAPLPVWGDDVQLQQVMLNLIVNAMDATGSCLPGERNVWVYTRKEGDRVELVVEDTGPGLNDEVLARIFEPFFTTKPKGLGMGLSISRSILEVHQGRLHGERRPERGALFRCTLPLA